gttCGGTCTCTTCACACAGACCGGCTCACTACGCTTGCAGGCAAAAGACTGCTCCATCACGACGGCTGGTAGCACTGCAGGACTGaagtgttgttttttccccagcCCAGATTACTTGGATCATCcatggaggaaaaacaaagataCAGAGACGTGTGATCCGTAACACGTGACATGTACGTGTCACCTTACCCTGCTGCCAGGACGAATGCTTCCAATTACGAAGTTACACGCAGCGTTGATGCGGATGGGTAAATAATGCTGCTGTGTGGGAGCTGTTTGAGTCCCGGAGGCTGCTGCATGGAGGGACTCACTTTCTGTTATTAGCTGCATCTCAACTTAGTCTTAAAAAAGTATCAAATGGATCATGAAGTCCAACAAACGAGAAGCCTGCAGGACTCCCGTGTCTGATCAGCAGAGAGCAGTGAAACCAGTTTCATATGGTGTAACAGCACAGAGGACACATTTCCTGTCTTCACTGTTTCCATGTGAGACAAAGACATGAGACGGACAAACGTCACTTTATTCTCTGATAAGCTGCGATCTTTAAAAAAACTCACCTCCTGTGTTGGccctttcttcttttcctcagCTGCACTCGAACCCTGATGGCAGAGGAAAAAGACATGGACCCACACACAGCCGTGTTTGTCTGGTCTCTTATTGCATGGACGCAGTCATATATTGCTGCATATGTgcttcatttttaattaatccAGCCTCAGATAATTCATGAATGTATCACAGAGGATCAAGTCCTACAGACTGCTGAACACCACTTCCTGTTCACACTTCCTCCTGGTCAGCCACTTTCTTTGTAATGGTTGAAATTAAACGTGACGTACTGCGTTATGTTGTAAGGACGCTGCTGACATCACAGCATGTAATGTCCACATACATGATCAAGTGTCAGCCAGTCAGGAGTGCAAATGCTGCAGATATTTTAGAGGCTATTGATGAAGCAGCGAACACCAGAGAAGACACGTGGACAGAGAGTGTGTGCAGATTTTGATGGTGCTGCAGTGATGATGGAATAGCTGGGAGACTGAAACAGGATACCCTGCATCATAACAATCCACTGTGGGACACATATTAGAGCTAGCCGAATCTTTTTGCTCTGACACGTCGATTTGTTTCTGGATGTTTTCTGGAAAAGGTTCAAGACACCTGGATCATAAAACCCCGACAAGAACAAAGAGCAGTGAAATGGAGGCGGAGAAAACGCTGATGAAGGAGATGCTACGGCCTCAACGTCGAGTGGGATTTTCTCTTCCGTGACTTCAGTGGAAACGTCAGATTCAGAGTCTGACGgactgattcatgttctacacagttcatagaaatttctgttcaattacaaccaaatATTTGAGTTGACGGTTATAATTTTTATACAGTTGTTGTAATTTCATGcagggataggttaattgattagtctaaattgcccataggtgagaatggttgtctctgtgtgttagccctgacagactggcgacctgtccagggtggaccccgcctctcgccctatgacagctgggataggctccagcgcccccccgaccctgaaaaggagaagtggaagcaaatggatggatgttgtaatttctgttttaacaattttttgattgatgttttgtttgctttacaatattatacaataaaaataatctctaccaaaaactgaagcgTGCCCGCCGAAGGGcaaccagggattttgaaattttgagaGCCCTGCTTCCAGCAAGAATGTTTGGCTCCTTAATGTGAAGAACGCTTCACAGGAAACATCGAGATGTAAAACGAGACGACCTGGGCTCAGGAACAAGAACAGCTCGCCACCGCTGTGAGGCGCTCAGAGAGCGAGCGGCGTGGAAGAACGCTCGTGTGTCACAGGATTTATTAATCAGGATTTTTACAGGACATTTACAATCATCAGGTTACACAATCACACTCGCCCATCTGTCCGTGCTCGCAGCGAGGTTAGTGCTGAACAGTATGTAACACACCTGtgaatcaaacacacaaacccacacaggTGTGCTCTGACACAGTTTAATGTGAAggtccacttcctgtttgtgggAAAACATCACTGATGGCGGTTCACTTTACGGTCCAAACGGCCTCATTTCCACTCCGCCCCCTCCTTCCTGTTTCCACTGACGACGGAACCGAGGCTCGTGCTGACCGCCTGTCGAGGCTCGGGCAGGCGCCGCGTTCAGAACACGTGATGTGCGACACGCTGTCctgctgatgatgtcacagcgaCACCCACAGCAAGGACGCGGTTCTGTCTGCAGTGGAAAACGAACAACAGGAAGTAGGCAGTACCTGGGGCAAGCGAAGCGGCGAGGTAGAAATGAGGCGTTGCCGAGTGCAGACAGGAACAAACCACACGACAGTTTCTTTAATCTTTGATTGGTCGGTgcacacacttcctgtttcctgaggCGTCCTGTGGAGTGAGGATGAGGAGAGGAAGTGTCAACAGTGAAATGTCTCTGCGTTTCCAACGTGTCACCTGACATCCGCCTGCTGTCCTCACATCAGCAGCTGCGGCGCCGCATGTGGCTCCGCCTCCTCCCGGTCATTAAAATGATGCTGAACAttaaaagctgcagaaacagaaCACGGCAGCTCGTCTCCACAGTCTCAGTGGATCCTCTTCATCTTCACCGCGATGAAGATGGCAGAGGGGCCGCCACTGGCTGCCTACAGCCTGACTCCGCCTCCTCGGGCCCGGTCACATGTCTGACCACAAGATGGCGCGACTGCCTTTCTCCACGCTTGCCACGTATGCTCCCGAAGGCGACCAGGACACCGAGTTGATGGCTGAGCTGCAACAACAGTAGCaaggagaggtcaaaggtcagcagtgTGGCGTAAGCCGCTGGCGTGTGGATAAACTGAACGATCTTACCTGTGGTTCCGGTCTAGAGTTCGGTCCACTTTCCCCGTCAATACATTCCAGATGTACAGAGCGCCGTCAGCTGATCCGCCGGCTACGTAGCTCCCGTCGGGACTGAAAGAGAACGAGACACACTGAGCGTGCTCagatctctcacacacacgtgcacacgaGTAATGAGAGGAACCCACCTGAAGGTCACTCTGGTCCAATCAGCTCCACACTTGAAACCCTGCGCactgaacaaacacacacacagcgagtCAGCCGAGGTCACCTGACCATCACATCGCAAACAGAATGAGTCAGTCACATGACCACAGCGGAGCACAGGAAGTGGATCTGCCTGTGACGTCAACAGTGACTCAGTGTCGCTACGGCAACAAAAGTATCCTGGGCACTTTTCTTGGGAGTCTGACGTACGACGCGACCGTCAGTCAGTTTGACTATTTTTATATGTTACAAAAGAGCCGCTTTGTCGTTTCAGTCGTTTTGTCTGGTGAACTCTTTGATgttctttttgctgctgttcgTTAAAGGTCGGCGCCGACCACCTCGTGTGCGGCTGATCGTTAAAAACACTGAGTGTGAGTTTAGGCACTGCACGgctgaaaatcatgttttacacttgATTTATAAACCGTATTTTTAGTTACACTATAATGCAACCAACACTCCTGcctctttaaactgtatttatcaTAGTagcaccccccccccaatgTGCAATATCACTGATCCCACTGCACCTGCTCCTCAGAtggcatgtatgtgtatgtataacttatctttcttgtgtaaatgtCTCTGTGTCATTGTGTAGATAACATTTCACACACATGGGGagatgtttcttcttctttcactgttcttgtaacagtgacaacAAAGAGCTGTTCTTGttgttcttcttgtttttgGAGGTCATTTAAATATAAGGTGATGTTTCCTCACATCACCCCGCCCTACAGACCGCCTGCCAACTCAGGTGAGATGGACTCGCCATGTTTCTGCTTCCCACCTGCACGGCTGTCTCTGAACTTTGACCGCTTCGTGTTACACTGGGCCCGCCTCACCTGAGCGTCTGCTTCACGGCGTTGGTGCGCAGGTCGACGATCTTCACCAGGTCGTCTCTGGAGCAGGTGAGCAGCTCGGTGCGATCGTGGTTCAGATCCAGAGATGTCACTCTGCCGAACAGCTCCAGCTCCCGTACGATGCTCTCCGCTctgatctcacacacacacgcacacacacacgcacgcacacacacacgcacgcacacacgcagacCGAGCGTGTCATCACCGTGACACAGAGTGATGTCAGAGATGCTGAGTGATGACGGCGTTCGTGCGCCGCTCACCTGATGTCCCAGAAGCGAACCTTCTTGTCAAAATGTCCGCTCATGACGCACTGCTCGGTGCACACGATGTCGTTGCAGCTGGAGCCCGCGAACACCGTCTTCATACCTGCACAGGTGAGCGACAGTTAGCTCGGGTGAGGACTCACCGAGACTGAGCGAGCGTGCACTCACGTACAGACTTTGCTGCGAAGGTCCCACAGTTTGAGCGTGCGGTCGTAGCTCCCGGAGACGATGCGAGCGTTGTCCAACAGGAAGCGAGCGGAGAGGACTTTCCCGCTGTGACCCGTCAGCGTGTGCTGCCGGACGGACAGAAAGACACAGGTTAAGCgcaggtaaacacacacacgggtCATCGGCAGGTGACGTCTGCCACTTCCTGTCAGTACGAGGAACCCTGGCGACTTCTGACATGCAGCTGACCATGTCACCGTGGGGACATCACCTGACAGGTGACATTAGATGGACAACAGTTTTCTGGCCTCAGAACAGGTGTGAGATCACCACTCAGACCCCGCCCCTCGGCCTGATGCTCCATGCTGATTGGTTTTGTtggatgacatcatcacagaGAGGCTGTAGGAGCTCTGTACAGACCTCGCAGTGATGTCACATCCTGTGTGTCAGCAGCTGCCGAGACCATCGCTGCACCACTAGAGCATGATGGGAGCAGAGAGCGGGGCTGCTGGGAGCCAAGATGGCGGCCGCGAGGGGGAAGAGCTGAGCTTCAGACCTTTTACATGACATCACTGACCAGGAAACTGAGCCGCCACTTCCTGCTGGGCTCAGGTGTCGGACAAGAGCGCGTGGTTTAGCTCGGCGCACGCAGACAGGAGCAGCTGACCAGGACGTTGGTCAGGTGACCCTgtcaccaccagggggcagcgctgcagaaaaatgtgtttcaaaCAAACCGGTGCAGAAACGCGGGGGCCGGCCGCTCTGAGGTGCAGGCCACATGGAACCTTTCTGCTCCGTCCGAGCTGTTTGTTCTACTGCAGCTGCCGTAGCTATGGTTACTCAAACAGCTGACTAATCTGCTGACACACGGTTGGATTTACAGTGAGCGTGTGTGGTGCAGCTGTGTGACAGCTGGACGTGCTCACCCTCAGTCTGTAGTCATCCACGGTCCAGATCCGGCTGGCGAAGTCGTTGGAGGCGGCGAGCAGGTAGGAGCCCTGAAACACAGGAAAGCAGGTCAGTCTGAACAGGAAGTAACGCTGCCGTGTCCTTCCGCCACGTGACCACTCACAGCACTGTCGAACTCGATGCTGGTGATTCCCGCGTTGCTGCCGGTCAGAGCTCCTTTGGGCTCACAGCGACCTGAACGCAATCACAGGAAGTGATTTAGTCACGTGACCTGCTGCAGCTCCGGGGTTATTCAATCAAACATCCTAGTGCATGCAAAACAACTTCCTGTTTAAACCCCGCCTCCACTCACCTGCCACCACCTCCCACAGCTTCACCCTGCGGTCCATCCCTCCTGTTGCTAGGAGACGGGAGCCAGGGCTGAACCTCACAGCATTCACCTCGCCGTCGTGGGCTTCCTGAacactcagagagagagagagcgcagaCTGAGACACGGCCGAGCAAGTCATCCCGACGATGATGAAGAGTGGCGGTACTTACGAAGACGTGCAGCGCCGTGGTGGGCACGCGGACCTCAGCGCAGACGCCTGACGGGGCCTCGCTGCTCTCCGGTGAAGTGCTGAAAGAGTTGGCGCTCCGACGCCTGCTGAGGACGAACAAACGGTCACCTTTCATCGACAAGTGACAACGACGGTCACCTCGAGGCGCTGCATGCACGCTAGACGCTCCAATACAGAGGAGCCCCGAGCcagcacgcgcacacacacacacacacacacacacacacacacacacacacacacacacacaaggtgaCCGTTGTTGTCACTTGtcgtgtgtgcgtgcatgcgcccacagacgcgcacacacacacacaaacataaactaATAATGGACAGTC
The window above is part of the Pelmatolapia mariae isolate MD_Pm_ZW linkage group LG14, Pm_UMD_F_2, whole genome shotgun sequence genome. Proteins encoded here:
- the atg16l1 gene encoding autophagy-related protein 16-1 isoform X1 encodes the protein MAERRGECLWKKHVAEQLKLRDREQRQAFEEIILQYNRLLEKADLQAVLSERYQADKYDVQRGHESSAADSSRSDALQQEMAQMRIRHQEELTELHKKRGELAQSVIELNNQIQQKDREIQNNEAKMLEYQQQISSLEGDCRELRSCLQDLERANQTLKDEYDALQITFSALEEKLRKTTEDNQELVSRWMAEKAQEANRLNAENEKDSRRRQAKLQKELADAAKEPLPIEADDDIEVLTEDAGKAGGETSPSRPLSRTPSKKISQQPPGGLLDSISLMFGRRRSANSFSTSPESSEAPSGVCAEVRVPTTALHVFEAHDGEVNAVRFSPGSRLLATGGMDRRVKLWEVVAGRCEPKGALTGSNAGITSIEFDSAGSYLLAASNDFASRIWTVDDYRLRHTLTGHSGKVLSARFLLDNARIVSGSYDRTLKLWDLRSKVCMKTVFAGSSCNDIVCTEQCVMSGHFDKKVRFWDIRAESIVRELELFGRVTSLDLNHDRTELLTCSRDDLVKIVDLRTNAVKQTLSAQGFKCGADWTRVTFSPDGSYVAGGSADGALYIWNVLTGKVDRTLDRNHSSAINSVSWSPSGAYVASVEKGSRAILWSDM
- the atg16l1 gene encoding autophagy-related protein 16-1 isoform X2, yielding MAERRGECLWKKHVAEQLKLRDREQRQAFEEIILQYNRLLEKADLQAVLSERYQADKYDVQRGHESSAADSSRSDALQQEMAQMRIRHQEELTELHKKRGELAQSVIELNNQIQQKDREIQNNEAKMLEYQQQISSLEGDCRELRSCLQDLERANQTLKDEYDALQITFSALEEKLRKTTEDNQELVSRWMAEKAQEANRLNAENEKDSRRRQAKLQKELADAAKEPLPIEADDDIEVLTEDAGKAGGETSPSRPLSRTPSKKISQQPPGGLLDSISLMFGRRSANSFSTSPESSEAPSGVCAEVRVPTTALHVFEAHDGEVNAVRFSPGSRLLATGGMDRRVKLWEVVAGRCEPKGALTGSNAGITSIEFDSAGSYLLAASNDFASRIWTVDDYRLRHTLTGHSGKVLSARFLLDNARIVSGSYDRTLKLWDLRSKVCMKTVFAGSSCNDIVCTEQCVMSGHFDKKVRFWDIRAESIVRELELFGRVTSLDLNHDRTELLTCSRDDLVKIVDLRTNAVKQTLSAQGFKCGADWTRVTFSPDGSYVAGGSADGALYIWNVLTGKVDRTLDRNHSSAINSVSWSPSGAYVASVEKGSRAILWSDM